The following coding sequences lie in one Alloacidobacterium dinghuense genomic window:
- a CDS encoding efflux RND transporter periplasmic adaptor subunit, with translation MAFAVVLFVILRRHDDPAKTAAAPGGGRRGFGGPVTLTVATAQKGDIGVYRDAIGTVTPVYTASIYNQVTGVITQVHYREGQTVQKGDPLVDIDPRQYEAQVESAQGALERDTNLLAQAKMDLNRYQQAWDRKAIAKQQLDDQEKIVAQNEGLVRADQGTLDFDKVQLSYCHITAPFTGRVGLRLIDPGNLVQSSGSTVLAVLTQVQPITVVFTLAQDYLPDVFAQKGRGVGLSVDAYDREQTKKLASGKLLALDNQIDTTTGTVKLRATFDNRDGALFPNQFVNTRLLVTTEHGMTLIPSSAIQHNGQVSFVYVIADGTAHLKNVKAGVSDHGITAVEGINPGDQLATSSFEKLQSGSKVTISKQPLSQSNSETEAP, from the coding sequence TTGGCCTTCGCGGTCGTCCTCTTCGTCATCCTGCGGCGCCATGACGATCCCGCAAAAACCGCAGCGGCGCCTGGCGGTGGTCGTCGCGGTTTTGGTGGCCCCGTGACGCTCACTGTCGCGACTGCTCAAAAAGGCGACATCGGGGTGTATCGCGATGCCATTGGTACGGTAACCCCCGTCTACACGGCCTCCATATATAACCAGGTAACCGGAGTCATCACCCAGGTGCATTATCGCGAAGGACAGACTGTCCAAAAGGGCGACCCTCTGGTGGACATCGACCCTCGCCAATATGAGGCACAGGTCGAGTCGGCTCAGGGCGCGCTGGAACGCGACACGAATCTTCTGGCGCAGGCCAAGATGGATCTGAACCGCTACCAGCAAGCCTGGGACCGCAAGGCGATTGCAAAACAGCAACTCGATGATCAGGAAAAGATTGTTGCTCAAAATGAAGGGCTGGTCCGAGCCGATCAGGGGACCCTTGATTTCGACAAGGTGCAGCTTTCCTACTGTCATATCACCGCTCCTTTCACTGGACGCGTCGGTTTGCGCCTCATCGATCCCGGGAATCTCGTTCAGTCCAGCGGCAGCACGGTCCTGGCGGTTCTTACTCAAGTCCAGCCCATCACCGTGGTCTTCACTCTGGCTCAGGATTATCTTCCCGATGTTTTCGCGCAGAAAGGGCGAGGGGTCGGCCTGAGTGTCGATGCATACGACCGAGAACAGACGAAGAAACTCGCTTCCGGAAAGCTGCTGGCTCTCGACAATCAGATCGATACCACTACTGGCACTGTTAAGCTCCGCGCGACTTTCGATAATCGTGACGGCGCACTATTCCCGAACCAGTTTGTAAACACGCGCCTGCTCGTAACCACAGAACATGGCATGACGCTCATTCCATCCTCAGCCATTCAGCACAACGGACAGGTATCCTTTGTCTATGTCATCGCCGACGGTACCGCGCATCTGAAAAACGTCAAAGCTGGCGTTTCAGATCACGGAATTACCGCTGTAGAAGGTATCAATCCAGGCGATCAATTGGCGACCAGCAGTTTCGAAAAACTGCAGAGCGGTTCCAAGGTCACCATTTCCAAACAACCTCTGTCACAAAGCAATTCGGAAACTGAGGCGCCGTGA
- a CDS encoding efflux RND transporter permease subunit, whose protein sequence is MNPSRPFIMRPVATALLMAAILLVGLVAFTQLPVSALPEVDYPTIQVLTFYPGASPQVMATTVTAPLERQFGELQGLSQMTSTSSGGSSIIVLQFNLSLNIDVAEEEVQSAINAAQSLLPSVLPAPPVYSKTNPADAPVLTLAITSKSIPLPQVEDLVDTRLAPKISQLSGVGLVSISGGQKPAVRIQVNPGQLSSYGVNLEDVRTALTQTSVNGAKGNFDGPRQDYQIDANDQLRTSDDYKNVVVAFRNGAPVFLKDVASIVNGVENSKQAAWMNQTPAVILNVQRQPGANTITVVKSIKKLLPQLQANLPVGIDVTTLTDLTVPIQASVDDVEFEMMLTIALVVMVIFLFLRSLSATIIPSVAVPLSLVGTFGAMYVLGYSLDNLSLMALTISTGFVVDDAIVMIENISRYLEEGLNPMEAALKGAGQIGFTIVSLTVSLIAVLIPLLFMGDVVGRLFREFAVTLAVTIVISAVVSLTLTPMMCSRILRHNPEAQQGRLYRASERAFERMIAFYGRTLKVVLRYQTLTLLVALATLVLTVLLYIAIPKGFFPVQDTGVIQGISQAPQSISFQAMSEQQQQLAKIILTDPAVESLSSFIGADGTNTTLNSGRFSINLKPLKQRDGNASDIIRRLQKKLSDIHSVKLYMQPVQNITVDDRVSRTQYQYTLEDPDINELNDWTNRFVTKLKKLPQLEDVATDQQTGAAAVSLMIDRVTASRLGIAPATIDNTLYDAFGQRQISTMYTQLNQYHVILEAQPDFQQHPGQLSNIYVQSGASNGTSGPGAATSFASSASVSAGSNATTTSVLYTPSSNALAPPSRVLTPTSTTTSNTASSSSGASAIPLSSFSSYATTTEDLSINHQGQFPSVTISFNLAPDASLGDAITAIDKTAADMRFPASLQYDFQGTAASFKNSLSNEALLILAALVTVYIVLGVLYESFIHPITILSTLPSAGVGALLALMIFKQDLSVVAIIGIILLIGIVKKNGIMIVDFALEAEREHGMDSTEAIYQASLLRFRPIMMTTMAALLGGIPLAFGSGIGSEIRRPLGIAMVGGLLLSQILTLYTTPVIYIFFDRLGERLIGRRAAKKSEKPSPEPAESEV, encoded by the coding sequence GTGAACCCATCTCGCCCATTCATCATGCGGCCGGTCGCCACGGCATTGCTGATGGCGGCGATTCTCCTTGTGGGCCTTGTAGCATTCACGCAGTTGCCAGTCTCGGCCCTGCCTGAGGTGGATTATCCAACCATCCAGGTGCTGACTTTTTATCCAGGCGCCAGTCCGCAGGTGATGGCGACTACCGTCACAGCTCCCTTGGAGCGTCAGTTTGGTGAACTGCAGGGGTTGAGTCAGATGACCTCGACCAGTTCCGGGGGCAGCTCGATTATTGTTTTGCAGTTCAATCTCTCGCTCAACATTGATGTTGCCGAAGAAGAGGTCCAGTCTGCGATCAACGCTGCGCAAAGCCTTTTGCCATCCGTGCTGCCTGCGCCTCCCGTCTACAGTAAAACTAACCCTGCCGATGCTCCGGTTCTCACGCTAGCGATTACCTCGAAATCAATCCCGCTCCCGCAGGTCGAGGATCTTGTCGACACGCGCCTGGCTCCCAAAATTTCCCAGCTCAGTGGCGTTGGTTTAGTCAGCATCAGCGGTGGACAAAAGCCTGCGGTGCGCATCCAGGTCAACCCGGGACAGTTATCTTCCTATGGCGTCAATCTGGAGGATGTACGAACCGCGCTTACCCAAACCAGCGTAAACGGAGCCAAAGGGAATTTTGACGGGCCGCGACAGGATTATCAGATTGATGCGAATGACCAACTCCGAACCAGCGACGACTATAAGAATGTCGTGGTTGCGTTTCGCAACGGCGCTCCCGTTTTTCTAAAAGATGTAGCGTCGATCGTGAATGGGGTTGAGAACAGCAAGCAGGCTGCCTGGATGAATCAAACACCGGCGGTCATCTTGAATGTGCAGCGCCAACCTGGCGCCAACACCATTACTGTAGTTAAAAGTATCAAAAAGCTTCTTCCGCAGCTTCAGGCCAATCTGCCTGTAGGCATTGACGTAACAACACTCACGGATCTCACTGTCCCGATCCAGGCCTCGGTCGACGACGTAGAATTCGAAATGATGCTCACCATTGCGCTCGTCGTAATGGTGATTTTCCTCTTCTTGCGCAGCCTTTCTGCCACCATCATTCCCAGCGTCGCAGTACCGCTTTCTCTTGTTGGTACATTCGGCGCAATGTACGTACTGGGTTACAGTCTCGATAACTTGTCGCTCATGGCCCTCACCATCTCCACTGGCTTTGTCGTGGATGATGCCATTGTCATGATCGAGAACATCTCCCGTTACCTTGAGGAAGGGCTCAACCCGATGGAGGCCGCGCTGAAGGGCGCCGGGCAGATCGGTTTCACGATTGTGTCGCTTACGGTCTCCCTCATCGCAGTGCTGATTCCTCTGCTTTTCATGGGCGATGTTGTCGGACGGCTCTTTCGTGAATTTGCTGTGACCCTCGCAGTCACGATTGTCATTTCTGCGGTTGTTTCTCTTACGCTCACACCGATGATGTGTTCGCGTATTCTGCGTCACAATCCGGAGGCCCAGCAGGGAAGGCTCTATCGCGCATCCGAGAGAGCCTTCGAGCGCATGATCGCCTTTTACGGAAGAACGCTCAAAGTGGTCCTGAGGTACCAGACGCTTACCCTGCTGGTAGCTCTTGCTACACTCGTCCTTACCGTCCTTCTCTATATCGCCATTCCAAAGGGATTTTTCCCGGTGCAGGATACGGGCGTCATTCAGGGAATTTCGCAGGCGCCACAATCGATATCGTTTCAAGCCATGTCGGAACAGCAGCAACAGCTGGCTAAGATCATACTCACCGATCCGGCAGTGGAAAGCCTGTCATCTTTCATCGGCGCGGATGGAACCAATACCACCCTGAATAGTGGTCGCTTCTCTATCAATCTCAAGCCTCTGAAGCAGAGAGATGGCAACGCCTCAGACATCATTCGTAGATTGCAGAAGAAGCTTAGCGACATTCATAGCGTAAAGCTCTATATGCAGCCGGTACAGAACATCACGGTGGATGACCGCGTAAGCCGAACGCAATATCAGTACACGCTTGAAGATCCCGACATCAATGAGCTCAACGATTGGACCAATCGATTTGTCACAAAGCTTAAGAAACTGCCTCAACTTGAAGATGTCGCTACAGATCAGCAAACAGGAGCCGCCGCCGTCTCGCTCATGATTGATCGTGTGACAGCATCGCGATTGGGGATTGCACCGGCCACAATCGACAACACCCTCTATGATGCTTTCGGTCAGCGCCAGATCAGCACGATGTACACACAGCTGAACCAATATCACGTGATTCTGGAAGCTCAACCTGATTTTCAGCAGCATCCGGGCCAACTCAGCAACATCTATGTGCAAAGTGGCGCCTCGAATGGAACCAGCGGTCCAGGCGCGGCAACTTCGTTTGCATCGTCTGCCTCCGTTTCCGCCGGTTCGAACGCAACAACCACATCCGTTCTCTATACGCCTTCTTCAAACGCTCTCGCGCCGCCATCAAGAGTCCTTACGCCAACCTCAACAACTACTTCGAATACGGCCAGTTCCTCCAGCGGAGCGAGCGCGATTCCGCTGAGCTCTTTCAGCAGCTACGCAACTACAACAGAAGATCTGTCCATCAACCACCAGGGTCAGTTTCCTTCCGTTACCATTTCCTTCAATCTTGCCCCTGATGCATCTCTGGGCGATGCCATTACAGCGATCGATAAGACCGCCGCTGATATGCGCTTTCCAGCGAGTCTGCAGTACGACTTTCAGGGAACGGCGGCGTCTTTCAAGAATTCGCTTTCGAATGAAGCGCTTCTCATTCTGGCAGCGCTGGTGACCGTGTACATCGTTCTCGGTGTTCTCTACGAAAGCTTCATCCATCCCATCACAATTCTCTCGACGCTGCCTTCCGCTGGAGTGGGTGCATTGTTGGCCCTCATGATCTTTAAACAGGATCTCAGCGTTGTTGCCATTATCGGAATCATCCTGCTTATTGGCATTGTGAAGAAAAATGGCATCATGATTGTCGACTTCGCGCTGGAAGCTGAGCGGGAGCACGGTATGGACTCCACCGAGGCAATTTACCAGGCCAGCCTTCTACGCTTCCGGCCCATCATGATGACCACCATGGCCGCGCTTCTCGGCGGCATTCCGCTTGCCTTCGGCTCAGGCATCGGATCTGAAATCCGGCGTCCCCTCGGCATCGCCATGGTCGGCGGACTTCTCCTGAGCCAGATCCTCACGCTTTACACCACTCCAGTGATCTACATCTTCTTTGATCGCCTCGGAGAAAGATTGATAGGCAGACGAGCCGCGAAGAAGTCCGAGAAGCCCAGCCCGGAACCCGCAGAGAGTGAAGTATGA
- a CDS encoding multidrug efflux RND transporter permease subunit: MNISAPFIRRPVATTLLTIAVAIAGAVGFTVLPVSPLPQVDFPTISVQASLSGASAQIMASSVATPLERQFGHIAGVSEMTSSSSLGSTSITLQFDLSRDINGAARDVEAAINAARTYLPANLPGNPTYRKVNPADAPIMIIGLTSDIYDRSKLYDEASTVIQQKLSQIQGVGQVVVGGGALPSVRVEVNPTQLNSYGLTLSNIQSVLSTQNSQLARGQIANDIASSDIVVNGQLSRAAEYAPLIIGYKNGAAVRLSDVAQVIDSTENIRNGGYLNGKQSIAIIIFRQPGANIIQTVDRIRSQLGFLKAAIPQGVDMTVVMDRTTTIRASVNDVERSLMISIALVILVVFLFLRSGRATLIPSVAVPVSLIGTFAVMYLFGFSLDNLSLMALTISTGFVVDDAIVVMENITRHLEEGMKPFAAALQGAKEIGFTVFSISISLVAVFIPILLMGGIVGRLFREFAITLSTAIIVSMIISVTTTPMMCAHLLKEPKKEKHGRFYRASEKIFDGMLHGYRRSLEWVLENPGLTLVVLIMVVALNVVFIIKIPKGFFPQQDTGALVGGVQGPQDASFPVMDESVQEIVKTIKADPAVANVVGYVGTGNGGFVYTALKPLNQRKIGAPEIINRLRPKLNRLPVASVFLQAAQDLRIGGRGSNALYQYTIQSDNISDLAHWAPILLEQIKKLPGLQDVNSDFQNSGLSEYLTYDRVTAARLGVSAQALDSALYAAFGQSQVSLIYTQFNQYYVVLEVAPPYWQSPEGLKNIYLYTGHGVIPLAAMTQAKSTTTPISVAHTGLFPSVTVSFNLAPGVSLSQATERIQQMQESLGTPETIHGFFAGTLQAYQQSLSSEPYLIITALLAVYIVLGILYESLMHPLTIISTLPSASVGAILALMLFKIDLNVISIIGIILLIGIVKKNAIMMIDFALMEEREHGKTTADAIFRACLLRFRPILMTTMAALFGALPLAFGTGTGSELRRPLGITIVGGLIMSQLLTLYTTPVVYLYLDRLRLRAQGKHRDTFHHEGEPA; this comes from the coding sequence ATGAACATCTCTGCGCCATTTATCCGGCGGCCCGTCGCTACAACCTTACTAACAATTGCAGTGGCCATCGCCGGTGCGGTGGGATTCACGGTATTGCCTGTTTCTCCTCTGCCGCAGGTTGATTTTCCGACGATCTCTGTCCAGGCCAGTTTGTCCGGTGCCAGCGCGCAGATCATGGCGTCCTCAGTGGCCACGCCTCTCGAACGCCAGTTTGGACATATTGCCGGCGTCAGCGAGATGACATCCTCCAGTTCTTTGGGATCGACTTCCATTACGCTGCAGTTCGATCTCAGTCGCGATATCAATGGTGCGGCGCGTGACGTTGAGGCCGCCATCAATGCGGCTCGAACCTATTTGCCCGCGAATCTGCCCGGCAATCCTACGTATCGCAAAGTCAATCCGGCTGACGCGCCGATCATGATTATCGGCCTTACCTCCGATATCTACGATCGCTCAAAGCTTTACGATGAAGCCTCAACCGTAATACAGCAAAAGCTCTCGCAGATTCAGGGAGTCGGGCAGGTCGTCGTCGGTGGGGGGGCCCTGCCTTCTGTCCGCGTGGAAGTAAATCCCACACAGCTTAATAGCTACGGGTTGACACTCTCCAACATTCAATCCGTTTTGAGCACACAGAACTCGCAGCTCGCACGCGGTCAGATTGCCAATGATATTGCATCTTCTGACATCGTCGTTAACGGACAGCTTTCTCGCGCTGCTGAATATGCCCCGCTGATTATTGGGTACAAGAATGGAGCGGCAGTCCGCCTATCGGACGTCGCTCAGGTCATCGATTCCACCGAGAATATCCGAAACGGTGGCTATCTTAACGGTAAGCAGTCCATCGCAATCATCATCTTCCGTCAGCCCGGCGCCAACATCATTCAGACTGTTGATCGAATCCGCAGTCAGCTGGGCTTCCTTAAGGCCGCGATTCCGCAGGGAGTTGACATGACCGTTGTCATGGATCGCACTACAACGATCCGTGCCTCGGTCAATGATGTCGAGCGCAGTCTGATGATCTCGATTGCGCTCGTTATTCTGGTCGTCTTCCTCTTCCTGCGCAGCGGGCGTGCCACTCTCATTCCCAGTGTGGCTGTTCCGGTCTCGCTCATTGGCACTTTTGCAGTCATGTACCTCTTCGGCTTCAGCCTCGACAATCTCTCGCTGATGGCTCTGACCATCTCGACAGGATTCGTGGTGGATGACGCAATTGTCGTGATGGAAAACATCACGCGCCATCTGGAAGAGGGCATGAAACCGTTTGCCGCCGCCCTCCAAGGTGCCAAAGAGATTGGCTTTACGGTTTTTTCCATCAGCATTTCGCTGGTTGCCGTCTTCATTCCGATTCTGCTGATGGGCGGCATTGTTGGGCGACTCTTCCGCGAATTTGCCATCACGCTTTCGACCGCGATCATCGTTTCGATGATCATTTCAGTTACAACCACGCCTATGATGTGCGCCCACCTTCTAAAGGAACCCAAGAAGGAAAAACATGGACGCTTCTATCGCGCAAGCGAGAAAATTTTTGATGGCATGCTGCATGGTTACCGCCGCAGCCTCGAATGGGTCCTCGAAAACCCGGGACTGACTCTCGTTGTCTTGATCATGGTTGTGGCTCTTAACGTCGTCTTCATCATCAAAATTCCCAAAGGATTTTTCCCGCAACAGGATACGGGAGCGCTTGTCGGAGGAGTGCAAGGGCCGCAGGATGCTTCATTTCCCGTGATGGATGAGTCTGTACAGGAGATAGTCAAGACCATTAAGGCCGATCCAGCCGTTGCGAATGTTGTGGGCTATGTGGGCACGGGCAATGGTGGTTTCGTTTACACGGCTCTAAAGCCGCTTAACCAACGCAAAATCGGGGCGCCCGAAATCATTAATCGCCTTCGTCCTAAACTCAACCGCTTGCCGGTTGCCTCCGTCTTTCTCCAGGCAGCGCAAGACCTGCGCATCGGAGGCAGGGGATCGAATGCGCTCTATCAATATACGATCCAGTCTGACAATATCTCCGATCTCGCCCACTGGGCTCCTATTCTGTTGGAACAAATAAAGAAATTGCCCGGACTTCAGGACGTCAACTCGGATTTTCAAAATTCAGGGCTGTCTGAATACCTGACATATGACCGCGTCACTGCCGCGCGTCTAGGCGTTTCTGCTCAGGCCCTCGATTCAGCACTCTATGCGGCTTTCGGTCAATCCCAGGTCTCTCTCATCTATACCCAATTCAATCAGTATTATGTGGTATTAGAGGTCGCGCCTCCGTACTGGCAATCGCCTGAAGGACTCAAGAACATTTATCTGTATACCGGTCATGGGGTCATTCCGTTGGCTGCCATGACCCAGGCTAAGTCCACAACGACGCCCATCTCCGTCGCCCACACCGGCCTTTTCCCATCCGTCACCGTCTCCTTCAATCTCGCTCCGGGTGTTTCGCTGAGCCAGGCGACGGAGCGCATTCAACAAATGCAGGAGAGTCTCGGCACTCCTGAAACCATCCATGGATTCTTTGCCGGAACGCTGCAAGCGTACCAGCAATCACTCAGTAGCGAACCCTATCTCATCATCACTGCCCTCTTGGCCGTGTATATCGTTCTTGGCATCCTCTACGAAAGTCTCATGCACCCTCTTACCATCATTTCTACCCTGCCATCGGCCAGCGTTGGCGCAATCCTCGCGCTCATGCTTTTCAAGATTGATCTCAATGTCATCTCCATCATCGGAATCATCCTGCTCATTGGTATCGTTAAGAAAAATGCCATCATGATGATCGATTTCGCACTCATGGAAGAGCGCGAACATGGAAAGACGACTGCCGATGCCATCTTCCGTGCCTGCCTGCTGCGCTTCCGCCCGATTCTCATGACGACCATGGCGGCTCTCTTCGGTGCATTGCCGCTGGCTTTTGGCACAGGAACAGGCTCCGAGTTACGGCGTCCCCTTGGCATCACGATTGTCGGCGGACTTATCATGAGTCAACTGCTTACTCTCTATACGACGCCAGTCGTCTATCTGTATCTCGATCGCCTTAGACTTCGCGCTCAAGGAAAACATCGCGACACATTCCATCACGAAGGAGAACCAGCGTAG
- a CDS encoding TIM-barrel domain-containing protein has protein sequence MQRSASFFAAFLAIVLLFSLIILPLQAQSDGANGGVLLLDHVTGFTSLPNGIEVRDGEALEEIVALRDDILRVRISRNDKLPEDASWAVLPEARHSSVSVAPEITADHVGFKTHSLSVEIARKTLALTIRDLDGKPIQQDALPARFEGSSFRVYKSKGADEHFFGLGDKTGSLDRANQAFTLWNTDAYRFQESTDPIYKAIPFFISYQAGRASGVLMDNTWRSSFDFGREFESIYSFGAANGPIDYYFIYGPAPKQVIQAYAWLTGKPPLPPMWMLGFQQSRYTYYPQSRVLEIAERLRADHIPADAIYLDIDFQEKHRPFTIDRKGFPDFAGMIAKLSAENFHVVTITDLHIANLPGQNYAPYDSGIIGDHFVKNPDGSIYTGRVWPGPSVFPDFTQAETRAWWGTLYNDFHKMGVAGFWNDMNEPSVFDTPSKTIPLDVIHRIDEPGFCKRTATHAEIHNVYGMENSRATFEGLRKLDPNTRPFVLTRASYAGGQRYAATWTGDNSSSWNHLRMTTPMLENLGLSGFAFSGADVGGFAGTPTPELLTKWLEIGAFQPIDRDHSEKGTGDQEPWIGGPEQEEIRRHFIEERYHLLPYLYTLAEETSRTGLPMVRPLLLEFPDAAPDHHPIDVDPQAAGEFLLGPDLLIAPPHYPDELDAYTIEFPSPDWYDYWTGQRVPKPVSSGSADPAQPVNPAEQPPLTTQVHPELAALPVFVRAGSILPMQPLVQSVYEKPDGPLTLRIYAGSRCEGELYLDDGKTYAYQHGEYLRMKLACQVNDEGLNLRVSAHDGSYPAWWKEIRAEVYGWEPKQNQVVVNGNATSLPFVRSASATIFNVRDDGRGLEIELK, from the coding sequence ATGCAACGCTCTGCCTCTTTTTTTGCGGCTTTCCTGGCTATCGTGCTGCTTTTCAGCCTGATCATTCTTCCGCTCCAGGCGCAATCGGACGGGGCCAACGGCGGCGTCTTATTACTCGACCATGTAACCGGATTCACTTCTCTGCCCAATGGTATCGAAGTGCGTGATGGCGAAGCGTTGGAAGAGATTGTGGCATTGCGCGATGACATCCTGCGTGTTCGGATTTCGAGGAATGACAAATTACCCGAAGATGCATCGTGGGCTGTCCTGCCGGAAGCACGCCATAGTTCGGTTTCCGTTGCGCCGGAGATTACTGCCGATCATGTTGGCTTCAAGACGCACTCCCTCAGCGTTGAAATCGCCAGAAAGACTCTTGCATTAACGATTCGCGACCTCGATGGAAAACCGATCCAGCAAGATGCCCTCCCGGCTCGCTTTGAAGGCAGTTCTTTCCGTGTCTACAAATCCAAGGGAGCAGACGAGCATTTCTTCGGCCTTGGGGATAAAACCGGGTCGCTGGATCGCGCGAATCAAGCCTTTACGCTCTGGAATACAGACGCGTATCGCTTTCAGGAATCGACCGACCCGATCTATAAAGCGATTCCTTTTTTCATCAGTTATCAGGCGGGTCGCGCCAGCGGCGTTCTAATGGATAATACGTGGCGTAGCAGCTTCGACTTTGGCAGGGAATTCGAGAGCATCTATTCATTTGGTGCTGCCAATGGCCCGATAGACTACTACTTTATCTACGGCCCTGCTCCCAAACAGGTTATCCAGGCATATGCGTGGCTTACCGGTAAGCCCCCCCTGCCGCCGATGTGGATGCTTGGGTTCCAACAGTCCCGCTACACCTATTATCCGCAGTCACGAGTGCTTGAGATTGCAGAACGTCTCCGAGCCGACCATATTCCCGCAGATGCTATCTATCTCGACATCGACTTTCAGGAGAAGCACCGCCCATTCACAATCGACCGCAAAGGCTTCCCAGACTTCGCGGGCATGATCGCCAAACTCAGCGCGGAGAATTTTCATGTCGTCACGATTACTGATCTGCACATCGCGAACCTTCCAGGGCAAAACTATGCGCCTTATGACAGTGGCATCATCGGCGATCACTTCGTTAAGAATCCCGACGGCTCCATCTACACGGGACGTGTGTGGCCGGGCCCAAGCGTCTTTCCTGACTTCACGCAAGCAGAGACACGCGCGTGGTGGGGCACTCTCTACAACGATTTTCACAAAATGGGAGTCGCTGGCTTCTGGAATGACATGAATGAGCCGTCAGTCTTCGACACTCCCTCAAAGACGATACCGCTCGACGTCATCCATCGCATCGATGAGCCAGGGTTTTGCAAACGCACCGCAACGCACGCCGAGATTCACAATGTTTACGGCATGGAGAACTCGCGCGCGACCTTTGAAGGACTCAGGAAGCTGGATCCAAATACGCGTCCGTTTGTGCTGACGCGCGCCAGCTACGCGGGGGGACAGCGGTACGCGGCCACATGGACTGGAGACAACAGCAGCAGCTGGAACCATCTCCGCATGACCACGCCGATGCTTGAGAACCTTGGCCTGAGCGGCTTTGCCTTCAGCGGTGCAGACGTCGGCGGATTCGCCGGGACTCCAACGCCCGAGCTTTTGACAAAGTGGCTTGAGATAGGGGCGTTCCAGCCCATCGACCGTGACCACTCGGAAAAGGGAACTGGCGATCAGGAGCCATGGATCGGCGGCCCAGAGCAGGAAGAGATCCGCAGGCACTTCATCGAGGAACGCTATCATCTGCTGCCCTATCTCTACACGCTCGCAGAAGAAACTTCCCGCACAGGCCTGCCGATGGTGCGTCCTTTGCTCCTTGAATTTCCCGATGCCGCACCCGATCATCACCCGATTGATGTGGACCCGCAAGCCGCGGGCGAATTTCTTCTCGGTCCTGATCTGCTGATTGCGCCTCCGCATTACCCTGACGAACTTGACGCTTATACGATCGAATTTCCTTCGCCCGATTGGTATGACTACTGGACTGGACAAAGGGTTCCCAAGCCTGTGTCGTCCGGCTCCGCGGATCCGGCACAACCCGTGAATCCTGCAGAACAACCGCCGCTGACAACGCAGGTGCATCCTGAATTGGCTGCGCTTCCTGTCTTTGTTCGTGCAGGTTCCATTCTTCCAATGCAGCCGTTGGTGCAAAGCGTTTATGAAAAGCCTGACGGTCCCCTGACACTTCGCATCTATGCGGGTTCTCGCTGCGAGGGAGAACTTTATCTCGACGACGGCAAGACTTACGCCTATCAACACGGCGAGTATCTGCGGATGAAACTTGCCTGCCAGGTCAACGATGAAGGACTCAATCTGCGAGTGTCTGCGCATGATGGCTCATATCCCGCGTGGTGGAAGGAAATTCGGGCAGAAGTGTATGGATGGGAACCGAAGCAGAATCAGGTTGTGGTGAACGGTAACGCGACATCGCTCCCGTTCGTGCGTTCTGCATCGGCGACGATCTTTAACGTTCGGGATGATGGTCGAGGTTTGGAGATAGAACTGAAATAG